Proteins from a single region of Lysinibacillus sp. JNUCC-52:
- a CDS encoding polysaccharide deacetylase family protein, whose product MRKEILVAYGIDVDAVAGWLGSYGGEDSPDDISRGLFAGEVGTPRLLDLFDKHNIKTTWFIPGHSIETFPREMKDVFERGHEIGAHGYSHENPIAMTPKQEEQVLLKSIQLIEELTGKKPTGYVAPWWEFSNVTNELLIKHGIQYDHSLMHNDFTPYYVRVGDKWTKIDYSKQAEEWMKPLERGKETDLIEIPANWYLDDLPPMMFIKKSPNSHGFVNPHDIEQMWKDQFDWVYENMDYAVFTMTIHPDVSGRPQVLQMHHRLITYINSHEHIRWVTFNDIANDFAKRYPRT is encoded by the coding sequence ATGCGAAAAGAGATTTTAGTTGCCTATGGCATTGACGTGGATGCTGTTGCAGGTTGGTTAGGGTCTTACGGTGGTGAAGATTCCCCTGATGATATTTCACGTGGTTTATTTGCTGGGGAAGTTGGTACGCCAAGACTGTTAGATTTATTCGATAAACATAATATTAAAACGACTTGGTTTATTCCTGGCCATTCAATTGAAACGTTCCCACGGGAAATGAAAGATGTTTTTGAACGAGGGCATGAAATTGGCGCACATGGCTACTCCCATGAAAATCCTATTGCCATGACACCGAAACAAGAAGAACAAGTATTACTTAAATCAATTCAACTTATTGAAGAATTAACAGGAAAAAAACCGACCGGCTATGTGGCACCTTGGTGGGAATTTTCCAATGTAACGAATGAATTATTAATTAAGCATGGCATACAATACGATCACAGTTTAATGCACAATGATTTTACACCGTATTATGTACGTGTCGGTGATAAATGGACAAAAATTGACTATAGTAAACAAGCAGAAGAATGGATGAAGCCGTTAGAACGAGGCAAAGAAACCGATTTAATTGAAATTCCCGCCAACTGGTATTTGGATGATTTACCGCCGATGATGTTTATTAAAAAATCACCAAACAGTCATGGCTTTGTGAATCCGCACGATATCGAACAAATGTGGAAAGATCAATTCGATTGGGTTTACGAAAATATGGATTATGCTGTCTTTACGATGACAATCCATCCAGATGTTAGTGGGCGTCCACAAGTACTCCAAATGCATCATCGCCTTATCACTTATATTAATTCCCACGAACATATTCGGTGGGTTACATTTAATGATATTGCAAACGATTTCGCAAAACGGTATCCGCGCACATAA
- a CDS encoding YneF family protein, whose product MPTWGWIIIVIIALAAGAALGFYFARQAMMKYLKENPPINEQMIRMMMAQMGRTPSEKQVRQMMTQMNKFQK is encoded by the coding sequence ATGCCTACATGGGGCTGGATTATTATTGTAATTATCGCATTAGCAGCTGGTGCAGCACTTGGTTTCTACTTTGCACGTCAAGCTATGATGAAATATTTAAAAGAAAACCCACCAATTAACGAACAAATGATTCGAATGATGATGGCACAAATGGGTCGTACGCCGTCTGAAAAGCAAGTACGCCAAATGATGACTCAAATGAACAAATTCCAGAAATAA
- a CDS encoding PH domain-containing protein, which yields MVFRTKVNMVLLIGIFLVVVIMGSIPLLSLYKQLPLPILLLIVVLFLVAGGIVWWYGTSLQCIFYKEYLLIKGGPFKRRVPYHTIRKVAPTKDKFTGYRITPSDIGLELCVESTSFGRIKILTENKMGFIEELKKRCPHAQFENVKAWAGNDV from the coding sequence ATGGTTTTTCGCACAAAGGTAAACATGGTTTTGTTAATCGGTATCTTTTTAGTCGTTGTCATCATGGGTTCAATTCCATTGCTTTCATTGTATAAACAATTACCATTACCTATTTTACTGTTGATTGTTGTTCTCTTTCTTGTTGCTGGAGGTATTGTTTGGTGGTACGGCACTTCGCTTCAATGTATTTTCTATAAGGAGTATTTATTAATAAAAGGTGGGCCCTTCAAAAGACGCGTACCTTATCACACGATAAGAAAAGTTGCGCCGACAAAAGATAAATTTACGGGCTATCGCATTACACCATCTGATATTGGACTTGAGCTATGTGTGGAATCTACAAGCTTTGGCCGTATTAAGATTTTAACGGAGAATAAAATGGGGTTTATTGAAGAATTAAAAAAACGCTGTCCGCATGCCCAATTTGAAAACGTTAAGGCATGGGCAGGTAATGACGTTTAA
- the sirA gene encoding sporulation inhibitor of replication protein SirA, with protein sequence MRTYSIYKIKEEHLTFIFGRERKLLEMMQGCEDANEKSLKELAYICETVRFDEIAAMLEAQLDSKYAHLERARNALFLEHPIKGKMAIYLVDRKICVYCEGSRMLDLDLFQMLAKMSERFIAFNKQDNECGWLKPMKYTMH encoded by the coding sequence GTGAGAACCTATTCCATATATAAAATAAAAGAAGAGCATTTAACGTTTATTTTCGGCAGAGAGCGTAAGTTATTAGAAATGATGCAGGGCTGTGAAGATGCCAATGAGAAATCCTTAAAAGAACTCGCGTATATATGTGAAACTGTCCGCTTCGATGAAATTGCTGCAATGCTAGAAGCACAGCTAGATTCTAAATATGCTCATTTAGAACGGGCGCGGAATGCTTTATTTTTAGAGCATCCGATAAAAGGGAAGATGGCGATTTATTTAGTAGATCGTAAAATCTGTGTCTATTGTGAAGGCTCGCGAATGCTTGATTTGGATTTATTTCAAATGCTAGCAAAAATGAGTGAGCGTTTTATTGCCTTTAATAAACAAGATAATGAGTGTGGTTGGTTAAAGCCGATGAAGTATACAATGCACTAG
- a CDS encoding cysteine hydrolase family protein, which yields MKANADVLIVIDLQNGVCFSAEHLVELPSLLTKVNNRIACYRELQKPIIFVQHCDEELVPEEELWAIHADLDVQEQDYLVRKEHANSFYKTNLKTMLDELAVQRIEFCGAQTEYCMDATIKFAHGLGYENFMVRKATSTLNNPFMSAQETIDFYENIWNNRFLKFID from the coding sequence ATGAAAGCTAATGCAGATGTTTTAATCGTCATCGATTTACAAAATGGTGTATGTTTTAGTGCAGAGCATTTGGTTGAACTACCAAGTTTACTTACGAAAGTAAATAATCGAATTGCGTGCTACCGGGAACTGCAAAAACCGATTATTTTTGTGCAGCATTGTGATGAAGAACTCGTACCTGAAGAGGAACTTTGGGCGATTCATGCAGACTTAGATGTGCAAGAGCAAGACTATTTGGTTAGAAAAGAACATGCCAATTCATTTTACAAAACAAACTTAAAAACGATGTTAGACGAATTAGCTGTACAGCGTATTGAATTTTGCGGCGCCCAAACTGAGTACTGTATGGATGCAACGATTAAATTTGCACATGGCTTAGGATACGAAAACTTTATGGTACGTAAAGCGACTTCTACGCTTAATAACCCATTTATGTCAGCACAAGAGACAATTGATTTTTATGAAAATATATGGAATAACAGATTTTTGAAATTTATAGATTGA
- a CDS encoding lmo0954 family membrane protein: protein MKKFLLLTGGIIAACVALALIGPITGLLFSGVLVALGMHFYIGSKSTFAKIIWFTVGLIGVLSAVSNIPAMIGLAAIAIIYVIYKKWNGEDVKIPTVEAKEEDPFTNFEKEWSNLTK, encoded by the coding sequence ATGAAAAAATTTCTTTTACTAACTGGAGGTATTATTGCAGCATGTGTTGCACTTGCCTTAATCGGCCCAATTACAGGCTTATTATTTTCAGGTGTACTCGTTGCACTAGGCATGCATTTCTACATTGGCAGTAAATCGACATTTGCAAAAATCATTTGGTTTACTGTTGGATTAATTGGTGTGCTTTCAGCTGTTTCTAATATTCCAGCAATGATTGGTCTTGCAGCAATCGCCATTATTTATGTTATCTATAAAAAATGGAATGGGGAAGACGTTAAAATCCCAACAGTGGAAGCGAAAGAAGAAGACCCGTTTACTAACTTTGAAAAAGAATGGTCAAATTTAACAAAATAA
- a CDS encoding PspA/IM30 family protein produces the protein MNLFQRFRYTIEADLHQVFDKKEQKNPIAMLNQYIREAEKQTEQTGKLLERQGKLKEKMELELKQNAELLAKREAQLQLALGSGEQDLIDFASDEVAAYTTRNHTLQASIEASTQEYFELERKFETMKHKIKDMKVRQLQLMGKENVTRAHHQMDGMLANNNKANFEDLESYIDKLAYRIDKDHEVTTFEARLVALEKNSAEATSPLLIEKK, from the coding sequence ATGAACTTATTCCAACGTTTTAGATACACAATTGAGGCTGATTTACATCAAGTATTTGATAAAAAGGAACAAAAAAATCCTATCGCTATGTTAAATCAATATATTCGCGAGGCAGAGAAGCAAACAGAGCAAACAGGCAAATTATTAGAACGTCAAGGTAAGCTAAAAGAAAAAATGGAACTTGAGCTTAAACAAAATGCCGAATTACTAGCTAAACGTGAAGCGCAACTTCAATTAGCATTAGGTAGTGGCGAACAAGACTTAATCGATTTCGCATCTGACGAAGTAGCTGCTTATACAACTCGCAATCATACGTTGCAGGCGAGCATTGAGGCGAGCACGCAAGAATACTTTGAGCTAGAGCGTAAATTTGAAACAATGAAGCATAAAATTAAAGATATGAAAGTTCGTCAATTACAGCTAATGGGGAAAGAAAATGTTACGCGTGCGCACCATCAAATGGACGGTATGCTTGCCAACAACAATAAAGCTAATTTCGAGGATTTAGAATCTTATATCGATAAGCTTGCTTACCGTATCGACAAAGATCATGAGGTAACAACTTTTGAGGCACGCCTTGTCGCACTAGAAAAAAATTCAGCCGAAGCTACTTCACCCCTACTCATTGAAAAGAAATAA
- a CDS encoding carbon-nitrogen hydrolase family protein: MKHVVAAIQMNCELGNKEGNLQKAQTLIAQALEQQATLIVLPELFNTGYRVEEQDWQYAETIPGETTEFLQRMATQHEVTIIGCILERGEIGGTIFDTAFVIAKNGILGKYRKTHLWDQENLRFNRGDALAVIHQEDLKIGLQICYEIGFPEGARILTLQGANVLIYPSAFGEQRYYIWDTASKARAIENGCYVIAANRSGIEKQSTQFGGKSRIIDPQGKVLVEAVQEDECIVATIDLQRVIQQRREVPYLRDLNKAIFHPSE, from the coding sequence TTGAAGCATGTAGTAGCAGCTATTCAAATGAATTGTGAACTAGGCAATAAAGAAGGCAATTTACAAAAAGCGCAAACATTAATAGCACAAGCACTTGAACAACAGGCAACACTCATTGTATTACCCGAATTATTTAATACAGGTTATCGGGTGGAAGAACAAGATTGGCAATATGCTGAGACGATTCCAGGGGAAACGACCGAGTTTTTACAGCGTATGGCGACTCAACACGAAGTCACGATTATTGGCTGTATTTTAGAACGGGGTGAAATCGGAGGCACAATATTTGATACCGCTTTTGTTATAGCGAAAAATGGCATATTGGGCAAATATCGAAAAACACATCTTTGGGATCAAGAAAATCTTAGATTTAATAGAGGCGATGCACTAGCTGTTATCCATCAAGAAGATTTGAAGATTGGTTTACAAATTTGCTATGAAATCGGGTTTCCAGAAGGCGCAAGAATATTAACGTTACAAGGCGCCAATGTCCTTATCTACCCTTCGGCATTTGGCGAACAGCGTTACTACATCTGGGATACTGCGAGTAAAGCAAGAGCAATCGAAAACGGCTGTTACGTTATTGCAGCCAATCGTTCAGGAATTGAAAAACAATCAACGCAATTTGGTGGGAAAAGTAGAATTATTGATCCACAAGGCAAAGTTTTAGTCGAAGCTGTACAGGAAGATGAATGCATCGTCGCAACAATTGATTTACAACGAGTCATTCAACAACGAAGAGAAGTACCTTACTTAAGAGATTTAAATAAAGCCATTTTTCATCCAAGCGAATAA
- a CDS encoding CobW family GTP-binding protein yields the protein MKATKKAVTIITGSLGSGKTTLLQNLLTHYRLTENIAVIVNEFGKVGLDHYLLRQAEEKTTLLQGGCICCQAREDLAEELQNYLFLYEQGGIKFDRIIIETTGLADPAPILFTIMTHPILQHHFVVDGVITTVDAKNGAMQVRNHETTVKQISAADTVALTKIDLVTQEELDFIRAEIVRINPSCTILNVEKGDVEPSILHVARKYSSNVLPRNDQLAPHTLQSHIQSISFAFLQPLNWNSFGVWLSLLLYARGENILRVKGLLDVGEAGPIVLNGVQHIIHPPIHLHEWPENTQVSYIVFIMKDISTEVLQQSLLSFQTFLGTKVDLLHVHSL from the coding sequence ATGAAAGCAACAAAAAAAGCCGTGACAATTATTACTGGTAGCTTAGGGAGCGGTAAAACGACATTACTGCAAAACTTATTAACGCATTATCGACTAACGGAAAATATCGCTGTTATCGTCAATGAGTTTGGCAAAGTTGGCTTAGATCATTATTTACTAAGACAAGCAGAAGAAAAAACGACATTACTTCAAGGTGGTTGTATTTGTTGTCAAGCGCGTGAAGATTTAGCGGAAGAATTGCAAAATTACTTATTTCTCTATGAACAAGGGGGTATTAAGTTTGATCGCATTATTATTGAAACAACGGGCTTAGCAGATCCCGCTCCGATTTTATTTACGATTATGACACATCCCATTTTACAGCATCACTTTGTCGTAGATGGAGTTATTACGACCGTCGATGCGAAAAACGGAGCGATGCAAGTACGCAATCACGAAACAACTGTAAAGCAAATCTCAGCAGCTGATACGGTCGCACTAACAAAAATCGATTTAGTAACGCAGGAAGAACTGGATTTTATTCGTGCTGAAATCGTAAGGATTAACCCAAGCTGTACAATACTTAATGTGGAAAAGGGCGATGTAGAGCCATCGATTTTACATGTAGCAAGAAAATATTCTAGCAACGTGTTACCTCGTAACGATCAGCTAGCACCACATACTTTACAATCGCATATTCAATCGATTTCTTTTGCTTTTTTACAACCTTTAAATTGGAATAGTTTTGGTGTATGGCTGAGCTTATTGCTCTACGCAAGAGGCGAAAACATTCTGCGCGTTAAAGGACTACTCGATGTCGGTGAAGCAGGGCCAATCGTCTTAAATGGCGTACAGCATATTATTCACCCTCCTATCCATTTACATGAATGGCCAGAAAATACGCAAGTTTCATATATTGTGTTCATTATGAAAGATATTTCTACTGAGGTATTGCAACAATCATTATTATCCTTCCAAACATTTCTCGGTACAAAAGTCGATTTACTACATGTTCACTCCCTATAG
- a CDS encoding M20 metallopeptidase family protein, giving the protein MTKHETLLMAEHFQEEFIQHRRHLHQHPEIGFELPNTVAYVEKTLLSMGLTPQKVGQAGLVVTIGNGNGKTILLRGDMDALPMEENTDLPFKSTNGFAHTCGHDIHTTFMLGAAKLLKEKEKDIKGTVKITFQPAEEIGLGARNMIENGLLEHPKVDAALALHVTPDLEVGKFGYKPGIAASSLDGFFLKVQGKGGHSSEPQNAIDPLMIVNAIYNQMNTLVSKEIDPKERAVLVIGKMGGGTVANIIPDTAHLEATLRSFKPEVRDHLFNRVQEIIDATVKMMRGTYELKTISTPSLYNNETLCEQIVPFVQEIVGENHLQVDAEPLAGTEDFSYISQQVPTMFMWAGSNGLGDNNYPLHNPNIILDEGVIPLGVAVVVHSAISWLNQA; this is encoded by the coding sequence ATGACGAAACATGAAACATTACTAATGGCGGAACATTTTCAAGAAGAATTCATTCAGCATCGTAGACATCTACATCAACATCCAGAGATTGGATTCGAACTACCGAATACAGTCGCTTACGTTGAAAAAACATTACTTTCTATGGGTCTAACACCTCAAAAAGTTGGGCAAGCGGGGCTTGTTGTGACGATTGGTAATGGCAATGGGAAAACAATTTTACTAAGAGGCGATATGGACGCATTACCGATGGAGGAAAACACGGATTTACCGTTTAAATCGACAAATGGATTTGCTCATACTTGTGGCCATGACATCCATACGACGTTTATGCTCGGCGCTGCGAAGCTTTTAAAAGAGAAAGAAAAAGATATCAAAGGTACTGTCAAAATCACGTTCCAGCCCGCCGAGGAAATTGGTCTTGGTGCAAGGAATATGATAGAAAATGGCTTACTCGAACATCCAAAAGTCGATGCTGCCCTTGCCCTCCATGTCACGCCAGATTTAGAAGTAGGGAAATTTGGCTACAAACCAGGCATCGCCGCTTCATCATTAGATGGCTTCTTTCTAAAAGTGCAAGGTAAAGGTGGACACAGCTCTGAGCCGCAAAATGCCATTGATCCATTAATGATTGTCAATGCGATTTACAATCAAATGAATACACTAGTTAGCAAGGAAATCGATCCTAAAGAAAGAGCGGTCCTCGTTATCGGTAAAATGGGTGGCGGTACAGTAGCAAATATTATTCCAGATACAGCCCATTTAGAAGCCACACTACGCTCTTTCAAACCAGAAGTTAGGGATCATCTATTTAATCGAGTTCAAGAAATTATAGATGCGACAGTGAAAATGATGCGTGGAACATATGAATTAAAGACTATCTCTACCCCATCACTATATAATAATGAAACATTGTGCGAACAAATCGTACCTTTTGTACAAGAAATTGTTGGCGAAAATCATTTACAAGTGGACGCTGAACCATTAGCTGGCACAGAAGATTTCTCTTACATTAGCCAGCAAGTGCCAACAATGTTTATGTGGGCAGGCTCCAATGGGTTAGGTGACAACAACTACCCATTACACAACCCTAATATTATTTTAGACGAAGGTGTTATTCCATTAGGGGTAGCAGTCGTTGTGCATAGTGCGATTAGCTGGTTAAATCAAGCTTAA
- a CDS encoding NCS1 family transporter produces the protein MKRNTLITKDIVPTLRRHRIITGLGFFNIWVGMAVIIATFQIGANGIESMTLWQLAGAIFVANVLIAIVASLTGDIGIEHGLSFAAYLRAPFGTVGVHIPSLIRGIVACIWFGIQTYLGATAINYIVADLTGFDSWFVWYVVFAAVQIVNTAIGIKAIDRFAVIAAPSIILISIWIFVKISSIATEEGLNIFTYEGSTAETTWLLIMAANMGFWSLLAVDIPNITRYVKAPVNERNWFRRNKNNYIPHLLALPTVQTFIGIIGAVSFLATGNWNPIEVVQQIATGWVMVMILLLVILAQWSTNTASNLIPASLTFVNAGARIHLSYTWGVILAGIIGTLFQPWIILEQLFRFLGYSGAIMSAVAGVIICDYYILRKRRLHVKDLYRQEGQFTFHRGVNVAGMLAWLISSVLAIVYIDYMYFVGFPLSAIIYYVLMKQWYLKKFPQQEIESNYSDEYLGTSANRDWEIAR, from the coding sequence ATGAAACGTAACACATTAATCACAAAGGATATCGTGCCCACTTTAAGAAGGCATCGCATCATTACAGGACTAGGATTTTTTAATATTTGGGTGGGGATGGCGGTTATTATTGCCACATTCCAAATTGGCGCTAATGGTATTGAATCAATGACACTCTGGCAATTAGCAGGCGCTATTTTTGTTGCTAATGTATTAATCGCCATTGTTGCTAGTTTAACCGGGGATATTGGGATTGAACATGGTTTATCGTTTGCGGCTTATTTAAGAGCACCTTTTGGCACAGTAGGTGTACATATACCGTCGTTAATAAGGGGGATCGTTGCTTGTATTTGGTTTGGTATTCAAACATATCTTGGGGCCACAGCCATCAACTATATCGTAGCAGATTTAACAGGCTTTGATTCTTGGTTTGTCTGGTATGTTGTATTTGCAGCTGTGCAAATCGTGAATACGGCCATTGGTATTAAAGCAATCGATCGATTTGCTGTTATTGCTGCGCCTTCCATTATTTTAATTTCGATTTGGATTTTTGTGAAAATATCGAGCATTGCTACTGAAGAGGGGTTAAATATTTTTACGTATGAAGGAAGTACAGCTGAAACGACTTGGTTGCTCATTATGGCGGCAAATATGGGCTTTTGGTCTTTACTTGCCGTAGATATTCCGAATATTACGCGCTACGTAAAAGCACCAGTCAATGAGCGCAATTGGTTCCGGCGCAATAAAAATAATTATATTCCTCACTTATTAGCGTTACCAACTGTCCAAACCTTTATCGGTATTATTGGTGCCGTTAGTTTTTTAGCCACTGGCAACTGGAATCCGATTGAAGTCGTGCAACAAATTGCAACAGGTTGGGTGATGGTGATGATCTTATTGCTCGTTATATTGGCGCAATGGTCAACGAATACTGCTTCTAATTTAATTCCGGCGTCGTTAACATTTGTCAATGCCGGTGCGCGCATTCATTTGTCCTATACATGGGGTGTCATATTAGCGGGAATTATCGGCACATTGTTTCAACCTTGGATTATTTTAGAGCAGTTATTCCGTTTCTTAGGGTACTCCGGTGCCATTATGTCGGCTGTAGCAGGTGTTATTATTTGTGATTACTATATCCTTCGCAAGCGCCGTTTACATGTCAAAGATTTGTATAGGCAGGAGGGGCAATTTACATTCCATAGAGGCGTAAACGTGGCAGGTATGCTTGCTTGGCTCATTAGTAGTGTACTCGCGATTGTCTATATTGATTATATGTATTTCGTTGGTTTCCCTCTATCGGCAATTATTTACTATGTGCTAATGAAACAATGGTATTTAAAGAAATTCCCGCAACAAGAAATAGAATCTAATTACTCTGATGAATATTTAGGAACATCTGCGAACCGTGATTGGGAAATTGCTAGATAG
- a CDS encoding alpha/beta fold hydrolase: MKKNKKRKRFNLLITICIFTFLILLFMTFLLCSYRFIAQQHIKQKSSELMDNGGISELKEVNVNGDRQFLLVEGKDKNNPFCLFLHGGPGSPFPYGVSARTLYSEITDNCVAVYYDQRGSGKSYNKELSISTMNLRQFTDDANVIVDYIRETYHQEKIFVIGQSFGTAHYPNALDADIIANAIKTMVEAHD; encoded by the coding sequence ATGAAAAAGAATAAAAAAAGGAAACGGTTTAATCTATTGATTACTATATGTATTTTTACTTTTCTTATACTTCTATTTATGACCTTCCTATTATGTAGTTATCGTTTTATCGCACAACAACACATTAAACAAAAAAGTAGTGAACTAATGGATAATGGCGGGATTAGTGAGCTAAAAGAAGTAAATGTAAATGGAGACAGACAGTTTCTATTAGTTGAAGGGAAAGATAAGAACAACCCATTTTGTTTATTTTTACATGGTGGTCCTGGCTCTCCTTTCCCATATGGCGTCAGCGCTCGAACATTGTATTCGGAAATAACCGATAACTGTGTGGCTGTGTATTATGATCAAAGAGGTTCAGGTAAAAGTTATAACAAGGAATTATCTATTTCTACAATGAACCTTCGTCAATTCACAGATGATGCAAATGTTATCGTTGATTATATTAGAGAAACCTATCATCAAGAAAAAATATTTGTCATTGGTCAATCATTTGGTACTGCTCATTATCCGAATGCCCTCGATGCTGATATAATAGCGAATGCCATTAAAACGATGGTAGAAGCACATGACTAG
- a CDS encoding sigma-54 interaction domain-containing protein — protein MLGNIKISAETIEKLPLASIIYDENFSIKMLNTKAQQAIQFNRQIINHRKLLPLLRKSMSTDIPLMKYIICASKSYQYFFSRIVDKDKYYILVSINLTWPYQHEYERYKEESEGLNAIFKCTYDALYISDHQGKTLRVSAACKQLWGVSEEQLIGKNVLELEREGVYQPSITRLVLENNKKISTVQQTKNNKRLLVVGTPIKNKQGEIMRVINASRDITNIKNLQQEIHHLTSIIHNYQHELSQQDSQSISPLIYQSKKLEAVVALAKRVAAVDSTVLILGETGVGKEVFANYIHNMSERKTKPFLKINCSAIPENLLESELFGYEKGAFTGANREGKIGLFELAHNGTLLLDEIGDMPPALQIKLLRVIQEKTLQRIGSAKTIPINVRFIAATHRNLAEEVTKGNFREDLYYRLNVIPIHVPPLRDRKEDILPLASHFLTNLNNKYYSAKTFNTSFAHKLTTYNWPGNIRELQNVIERCYVMSDSDYLTSETLAMALNENKKEKSVLVKDIMPLKKCVEYAEMELLQMAFATCQSTVDMAKLLEVNQSTISRKMAKFNIR, from the coding sequence ATGCTAGGAAATATAAAAATTTCTGCCGAAACGATCGAAAAGCTGCCATTGGCATCCATTATTTATGACGAAAATTTTTCTATTAAAATGCTAAATACCAAAGCACAACAAGCCATTCAATTTAATCGACAAATAATCAACCATAGGAAATTACTTCCGTTATTAAGAAAATCCATGTCGACTGATATTCCGTTAATGAAATATATTATTTGTGCCAGCAAAAGCTATCAATATTTCTTTTCAAGGATTGTAGATAAAGATAAATATTACATACTAGTTTCTATCAATTTAACATGGCCGTACCAACATGAATATGAACGCTACAAAGAAGAGAGTGAAGGATTAAATGCGATATTTAAGTGTACCTATGATGCTCTTTATATATCTGACCATCAAGGAAAAACATTACGGGTAAGTGCAGCTTGTAAACAACTATGGGGGGTAAGTGAAGAACAGCTAATAGGGAAAAATGTTTTAGAGTTGGAAAGGGAGGGGGTGTACCAACCTTCGATTACAAGATTAGTGTTAGAAAACAACAAGAAAATTTCGACGGTCCAACAAACAAAAAATAATAAAAGGCTATTAGTTGTCGGAACGCCTATTAAAAATAAGCAGGGCGAAATTATGCGGGTAATCAATGCTTCTAGAGACATTACAAATATAAAAAATTTACAACAAGAAATCCATCATTTGACAAGTATAATTCATAACTATCAACATGAACTGAGCCAACAGGATAGCCAATCAATAAGCCCGCTTATCTATCAAAGTAAGAAACTCGAAGCGGTAGTAGCGCTTGCCAAACGAGTGGCAGCAGTAGATTCGACCGTCTTAATTTTAGGAGAGACAGGTGTCGGCAAAGAGGTTTTTGCCAATTATATTCATAACATGAGCGAGCGTAAAACGAAGCCTTTTTTGAAAATCAATTGTAGTGCTATTCCAGAAAATTTATTAGAATCCGAGTTGTTTGGCTATGAAAAAGGTGCATTTACTGGCGCAAATAGAGAAGGCAAAATCGGCTTATTTGAACTAGCACATAACGGTACGTTGTTGTTAGATGAAATTGGCGATATGCCACCTGCACTCCAAATAAAATTACTTCGCGTCATTCAAGAAAAAACGCTACAGCGAATTGGTAGCGCCAAAACAATCCCTATTAATGTTCGGTTTATCGCAGCAACCCATCGAAATCTTGCTGAAGAAGTGACAAAAGGAAATTTTAGAGAGGATTTATATTATCGCTTAAATGTTATCCCCATTCATGTACCGCCGTTACGTGACCGCAAAGAAGATATACTGCCTTTAGCAAGTCATTTTTTAACGAATTTAAATAACAAATATTATTCAGCCAAAACATTCAATACAAGCTTTGCACATAAGTTAACAACGTACAACTGGCCTGGAAATATTAGAGAATTACAAAACGTCATTGAACGATGTTATGTCATGAGTGACTCCGATTATCTAACAAGTGAAACACTAGCAATGGCACTAAACGAAAATAAAAAGGAGAAGTCTGTTCTCGTAAAGGACATCATGCCTTTAAAAAAATGTGTAGAATATGCCGAAATGGAATTATTGCAAATGGCTTTTGCAACATGTCAATCAACTGTTGATATGGCAAAATTATTAGAAGTGAATCAATCTACCATTAGTAGGAAAATGGCCAAATTTAATATTCGATAA